Proteins encoded together in one Halalkaliarchaeum sp. AArc-CO window:
- the dapF gene encoding diaminopimelate epimerase — protein MSQTHAAPFEKYHGAGNDFVVVDASHPAVRGIPDRRAFATTVCDRKNGVSRLQNGDDHPSRPDGGATALDGGSGSALPEGVVSEPRVGADGVLFLDLSPEFTPARVVMTLVQPDGSVAAMCGNGARCAAQWAHERTGETEFMIDTMAGTRYATVEPDEPGEGCVEIEMGTPRFDESVIEREIGELTVTAVDTGVPHAVAFVDDVYEIDLESVAPPIRHADVFPDGANVNVASRVEESTDTGDTEDRAATFEQRTYERGVEGETRSCGTGAVAIGAVAVHLGIVEGDVVDLRPSGGELRVRVPDGEPAHLSGPVEREFTGTVLPGVAEEPGEPPAAEGSAK, from the coding sequence ATGAGCCAAACCCACGCAGCCCCGTTCGAGAAGTACCACGGAGCAGGAAACGACTTCGTCGTCGTCGACGCGAGCCACCCCGCCGTCCGGGGGATCCCGGATCGACGGGCGTTCGCGACGACGGTCTGTGACCGAAAGAATGGCGTCTCCCGCCTACAGAACGGGGACGACCACCCGTCCAGGCCGGACGGCGGTGCGACCGCACTCGACGGCGGTTCCGGATCGGCCCTCCCCGAAGGTGTGGTCTCCGAACCCAGGGTCGGTGCCGACGGCGTCCTCTTTCTGGACCTCTCCCCGGAGTTTACCCCAGCCCGGGTCGTCATGACGCTCGTCCAGCCGGACGGCTCGGTGGCGGCGATGTGCGGCAACGGCGCCAGATGTGCCGCCCAGTGGGCCCACGAACGCACCGGCGAGACGGAGTTCATGATCGATACGATGGCGGGGACCCGGTACGCGACGGTCGAACCCGACGAACCGGGCGAGGGATGCGTCGAGATCGAAATGGGGACGCCCAGGTTCGACGAGAGCGTGATCGAACGCGAGATTGGGGAGCTGACCGTTACTGCTGTCGACACCGGGGTCCCACACGCCGTCGCCTTCGTGGACGACGTCTACGAAATCGACCTCGAGTCGGTCGCTCCACCGATCAGACACGCCGACGTCTTCCCCGACGGGGCGAACGTGAACGTCGCCTCCCGCGTCGAGGAATCCACGGACACGGGGGACACAGAAGACAGAGCTGCAACATTCGAACAGCGAACCTACGAGCGGGGGGTCGAAGGAGAAACCCGGTCGTGTGGGACCGGCGCGGTCGCCATCGGCGCAGTCGCGGTTCACCTCGGGATCGTCGAGGGAGACGTCGTTGACCTGCGTCCCTCGGGCGGTGAGCTGCGAGTCCGAGTCCCCGACGGCGAGCCGGCACACCTGTCCGGTCCAGTCGAGCGGGAGTTCACCGGGACGGTGCTTCCGGGCGTCGCCGAAGAGCCGGGAGAACCGCCGGCCGCGGAAGGGTCAGCCAAGTGA
- a CDS encoding M20 family metallopeptidase: MNEHSPEFDPIAFLEDAVQRPSNESVEDVTALLVETIRSHTNPSVEVTTDDHGNTLARKQSGAPEAGPHLVFNTHLDTVSPHVPFERDRAGTGDDRSDVIRGRGACDAKGPLAALLAAFISARPETGRLTLAVTPDEETLSTGAAGLTGRLPGTDDTLAGDMYVVGEPTELDVCTAAKGRFQGTIDLDGVGAHAAEPESGVNAVAALEGALGAIRQFDEGSKSHPQLGSPSLVPTTVDGGESTNQVPASCHLVVDRRPIPPETAAEFEAALETAVRDAIPDDVGVSFDLTDRPSPFLESFATDPDHELVETLSKAAASTGDGGNVRPFAAATEASYFAPAPTVVFGPGSLADENGPVAHADREYVRVASVRQAATALSKTVEELLGHR, encoded by the coding sequence GTGAATGAACACTCCCCGGAGTTCGATCCGATCGCGTTCCTCGAAGACGCAGTACAACGACCGTCCAATGAGAGTGTCGAGGACGTCACCGCGTTGCTCGTGGAAACCATCCGGAGCCACACCAATCCCTCCGTCGAGGTGACCACCGACGACCACGGGAACACGCTCGCCCGGAAACAGTCGGGGGCACCCGAGGCCGGCCCACACCTGGTCTTCAACACGCATCTCGACACGGTATCCCCACACGTCCCCTTCGAACGGGACCGGGCCGGAACCGGCGACGACCGGAGCGACGTGATCCGCGGTCGTGGCGCCTGCGACGCCAAGGGCCCGCTCGCGGCGCTGCTTGCGGCGTTCATCTCGGCCCGGCCCGAAACCGGTCGACTCACCCTCGCGGTTACCCCCGACGAGGAGACGCTTTCGACCGGTGCGGCCGGGCTCACCGGCCGCCTGCCGGGCACCGACGACACGCTCGCAGGGGACATGTACGTGGTCGGCGAGCCGACCGAACTCGACGTCTGTACCGCAGCGAAGGGGCGGTTCCAGGGGACGATCGATCTCGACGGCGTGGGAGCCCACGCCGCGGAGCCCGAAAGCGGAGTCAACGCGGTTGCTGCGCTGGAGGGCGCCCTCGGCGCGATCAGGCAGTTCGACGAGGGGTCCAAGTCGCATCCGCAGCTGGGTTCCCCCTCGCTCGTCCCGACGACCGTCGACGGCGGCGAGTCGACGAACCAGGTGCCGGCGTCGTGTCACCTCGTCGTCGACCGTCGTCCGATCCCCCCGGAAACCGCAGCCGAGTTCGAAGCTGCGCTGGAGACCGCTGTCCGTGACGCGATACCGGACGACGTCGGTGTCTCGTTCGACCTCACGGATCGTCCGTCGCCGTTCCTCGAGTCGTTCGCTACCGACCCCGATCACGAACTGGTGGAAACGCTCTCGAAGGCTGCAGCTTCGACCGGGGACGGGGGCAACGTCCGCCCGTTCGCCGCCGCGACGGAGGCGTCCTATTTCGCCCCCGCCCCGACGGTCGTGTTCGGCCCGGGAAGTCTCGCAGACGAGAACGGGCCAGTTGCTCACGCCGATCGAGAGTACGTCCGTGTCGCGTCAGTTCGGCAGGCGGCCACGGCGCTGTCGAAAACGGTCGAGGAGCTTCTCGGACACCGTTGA
- the purB gene encoding adenylosuccinate lyase, which produces MPTDTEPSTWGTGALSDLPRSDPLAAVSPLDGRYAGRTTPLSPYASEAGLMRARVHVEAAYLLALADLDAIPLSLTRDDRAAIRDAVEGFDAEDARLVKRLETKGSHGYEPTNHDVKAVEYFLRIHLEAADEIEDAERLYPWIHFGLTSEDVNNLAHRLLVRDALEDVVLPAIRDVRERLASMARDHRDVPMLARTHGQPATPTTFGKEMAVYAARTRETEARLVAAVDSLAGKLAGASGTYAAHHAAYPDVDWRSFSRSFVESIGLDHRPLATQVNPCDDLAELFDAVRGVNNVLRDLALDAWLYVSDRYLGQEATEGETGSSTMPHKVNPIDFENAEGNLSKANSDLTFLADYVTTSRLQRDLSDSTVKRNVGAALAHCLIAYSKLADGLEKVTPNERVMREELEATPEVIGEAVQTILRREGDTEAYERVKELTRGQRVTLEAFRELFAELDVDESVRADLQELSPAGYTGLADDLVDELD; this is translated from the coding sequence ATGCCCACAGACACCGAGCCGTCGACCTGGGGGACGGGTGCGCTGTCGGACCTCCCGCGATCGGATCCGCTCGCGGCCGTTTCACCGCTGGACGGACGTTATGCGGGGAGAACGACGCCGCTGTCGCCGTACGCGAGCGAGGCGGGGCTGATGCGGGCCCGAGTCCACGTCGAGGCTGCGTATCTCCTCGCGCTGGCCGATCTCGATGCGATCCCGCTTTCGCTCACCCGGGACGACCGGGCCGCGATTCGGGACGCCGTCGAAGGGTTCGACGCCGAGGACGCCCGCCTCGTAAAGCGGCTCGAAACGAAGGGGTCCCACGGGTACGAGCCGACGAATCACGACGTGAAAGCAGTCGAGTATTTCCTCAGGATCCATCTGGAGGCGGCAGACGAGATCGAGGACGCAGAACGGCTGTACCCGTGGATCCACTTCGGGCTGACCAGCGAGGACGTCAACAACCTCGCCCACCGTCTGCTCGTCCGTGACGCTCTCGAGGACGTGGTGCTCCCGGCGATACGTGACGTGCGAGAGAGGCTGGCGTCGATGGCTCGCGACCACCGCGACGTCCCGATGCTTGCACGCACGCACGGTCAGCCTGCGACGCCGACCACGTTCGGCAAGGAGATGGCAGTGTACGCCGCCAGAACCCGCGAGACCGAGGCTCGACTCGTCGCGGCCGTCGACAGTCTCGCGGGCAAGCTCGCCGGCGCGTCGGGAACCTACGCCGCCCACCACGCGGCCTACCCGGACGTCGACTGGCGGTCGTTCTCGCGGTCGTTTGTCGAATCGATCGGACTCGATCACCGTCCGCTCGCGACGCAGGTGAACCCCTGTGACGACCTCGCGGAGCTGTTCGACGCCGTCCGGGGTGTCAACAACGTTCTGCGGGACCTGGCGCTCGACGCCTGGCTGTACGTCTCCGACCGGTATCTCGGCCAGGAGGCCACCGAGGGGGAGACGGGCTCCTCGACGATGCCGCACAAGGTGAATCCGATCGACTTCGAGAACGCGGAGGGGAATCTCTCGAAGGCGAACAGCGACCTCACGTTCCTCGCCGACTACGTGACCACCTCCCGACTCCAGCGTGACCTCTCGGACTCGACGGTGAAACGGAACGTCGGTGCCGCCCTGGCGCACTGTCTGATCGCCTACTCGAAACTCGCGGACGGGCTCGAGAAAGTGACGCCCAACGAGCGGGTGATGCGCGAGGAGCTCGAGGCAACTCCCGAGGTGATCGGCGAGGCTGTCCAGACGATTCTCCGGCGGGAGGGAGATACCGAGGCGTACGAACGAGTAAAGGAGCTCACTCGGGGGCAGCGCGTCACCCTCGAGGCGTTCCGTGAGCTGTTCGCCGAACTCGACGTGGACGAGTCGGTGCGTGCGGATCTACAGGAGCTGTCGCCGGCCGGCTACACGGGTCTTGCCGACGACCTCGTCGACGAACTCGACTGA
- the purN gene encoding phosphoribosylglycinamide formyltransferase, which translates to MVKLAGLASNRGRNLLRIDELAPGGAEFTVVVTNHEGAPVVESASERGIPTEVVERDDGESRIAHERRLLERLEAYDFDLVCLDGYMRVLTDEFLNQVPVTLNVHPSLLPAFPGANAHEDALEAGVRTSGCTVHVVTEEVDGGPIVTQEPVPVYADDDESTLKRRVLERAEYVAYPRAVRWFAEDRVVVGHDGDGRPTHVHVDGDIDDAFPERRIASSDRVRRLRYGENPHQEAAVYADPTCKEPNVVDAKQRNPGAKALSYNNYNDADAALRLVREFEDPAAAVIKHANPAGCATADSLADAYDRALRTDAKSAFGGIVSLNRTCDVETAERIVDSFKEVVVAPGYTDGAIAVLGERTDLRVLDVGPFGEGSTDGTTAEQTDRPPMTEKPIVGGRLLQERDEWAPSAEELEVVTEREPTDAEIETMLFAWKTLKHVKSNGIVFATGTETVGLGVGQVSRVDAVNIAAMKAEKDADGKSAEGAVMASDAFFPFPDGIEDAAESGIEAVIQPGGSVNDADVIEAADDHGMAMAFTGRRCFRHD; encoded by the coding sequence ATGGTGAAACTCGCTGGACTGGCGAGCAATCGGGGACGGAACCTGCTTCGGATCGACGAACTCGCGCCCGGCGGTGCCGAGTTCACCGTCGTGGTCACGAACCACGAGGGGGCGCCCGTGGTGGAGTCGGCCTCCGAGCGCGGAATTCCCACCGAGGTAGTCGAACGGGACGACGGCGAGTCGCGGATCGCTCACGAGCGCCGGTTGCTCGAGCGTCTCGAAGCGTACGACTTCGATCTGGTGTGTCTCGACGGCTACATGCGGGTGTTGACCGATGAGTTCCTGAACCAGGTGCCGGTAACTCTCAACGTCCATCCGTCGCTTCTGCCCGCGTTTCCCGGCGCGAACGCCCACGAGGACGCTCTCGAAGCGGGCGTCCGTACCTCCGGCTGTACGGTCCACGTCGTCACCGAGGAGGTGGACGGCGGGCCGATCGTGACCCAGGAACCGGTGCCGGTGTACGCGGACGACGACGAATCGACTCTCAAACGACGAGTGCTCGAGCGTGCCGAATACGTCGCGTATCCACGGGCAGTACGCTGGTTCGCCGAGGACCGCGTGGTCGTCGGTCACGACGGGGACGGTCGACCCACGCACGTCCACGTCGACGGCGACATAGACGACGCGTTTCCGGAACGCCGGATCGCCTCCAGCGACCGGGTTCGCAGGCTTCGCTACGGGGAAAACCCCCATCAGGAGGCGGCTGTCTATGCGGATCCGACCTGCAAGGAGCCGAACGTAGTGGACGCCAAGCAACGCAATCCCGGGGCAAAGGCGCTGTCGTACAACAACTACAACGACGCCGACGCCGCGTTGCGGCTCGTACGGGAGTTCGAGGATCCGGCCGCCGCCGTAATCAAACACGCGAATCCGGCCGGCTGTGCGACCGCCGACTCGCTCGCGGACGCCTACGACCGCGCGCTCAGAACGGACGCCAAGTCCGCGTTCGGAGGGATCGTCTCGCTCAACCGAACGTGTGACGTCGAGACTGCAGAGCGAATCGTCGACTCCTTCAAGGAGGTCGTGGTGGCTCCTGGATACACCGACGGCGCAATCGCGGTGTTGGGCGAGCGCACGGACCTTCGGGTGCTCGACGTCGGTCCGTTCGGCGAGGGATCGACCGACGGAACCACCGCCGAACAGACGGACCGGCCACCGATGACCGAAAAGCCGATCGTGGGCGGACGCCTCCTCCAGGAACGCGACGAGTGGGCCCCGTCGGCCGAGGAGCTCGAAGTCGTCACCGAACGGGAGCCGACCGACGCGGAGATCGAAACGATGCTGTTCGCCTGGAAGACACTCAAACACGTCAAATCGAACGGGATCGTCTTCGCGACCGGGACGGAGACGGTCGGACTCGGTGTCGGCCAGGTCAGTCGGGTCGACGCCGTGAACATCGCCGCGATGAAAGCCGAAAAGGACGCCGACGGGAAATCCGCCGAAGGTGCGGTGATGGCTTCGGACGCGTTCTTCCCGTTCCCCGACGGGATCGAAGACGCCGCCGAGTCCGGAATCGAAGCGGTGATCCAGCCGGGGGGCTCCGTCAACGACGCCGACGTGATCGAGGCCGCCGACGATCACGGGATGGCGATGGCGTTCACCGGTCGGCGGTGCTTCCGACACGACTGA
- the ndhC gene encoding NADH-quinone oxidoreductase subunit A encodes MSWIAIGALAVVGLVIGLSMMVISALIRPSVPEQGKTAIYESGEVPTGTARLRFNIQYYMVALLFVVFDIETVMLFPWVLVYRPALEQGVPAMQLLAPMLIFVGILVIGLVWAWRIGAVQWVKSPRATRRKTERDAQ; translated from the coding sequence ATGAGCTGGATAGCGATTGGCGCGCTCGCGGTGGTCGGACTCGTCATCGGACTGTCGATGATGGTGATATCCGCCCTGATCCGGCCGAGTGTGCCCGAACAAGGTAAAACCGCCATATACGAGAGCGGTGAGGTGCCGACCGGCACGGCGAGGCTGCGATTCAACATCCAATACTACATGGTTGCGCTGCTTTTCGTCGTGTTCGACATCGAGACGGTCATGCTGTTCCCGTGGGTGCTGGTGTATCGTCCGGCGCTGGAGCAAGGCGTCCCGGCGATGCAGCTGCTCGCCCCGATGTTGATCTTCGTCGGCATCCTGGTCATCGGTCTCGTGTGGGCGTGGCGCATCGGCGCGGTACAGTGGGTGAAATCACCGCGGGCGACCAGACGGAAGACGGAGCGTGATGCACAATGA
- a CDS encoding NADH-quinone oxidoreductase subunit B, with translation MSTEREPFVADESKVQTDTRDARMTGQDNRFNSPLRDALGSSPFILTKFDKFMNWARGSSMFMLQFGIACCSIEMMHTYAVKHDLDRFHAGVPRASPRQADVIIVPGTVVSKFAPRMKRVYDQMPEPKFVVGMGSCTISGGPFQEGYNVVKGAEEVIPVDIHIPGCPPRPEALIYAIAKLQERIANGESSPVTVKPYELEQFGDLERDEIVDKLAEQIDEDDLVMRYNWADSP, from the coding sequence ATGAGCACGGAACGAGAACCGTTCGTCGCCGACGAATCGAAGGTACAGACGGACACTCGCGACGCCCGGATGACGGGACAGGACAACCGATTTAACTCCCCCCTGCGGGACGCGCTCGGTTCCTCGCCGTTCATTCTCACGAAGTTCGACAAGTTCATGAACTGGGCGCGGGGGTCGTCGATGTTCATGCTGCAGTTCGGGATCGCCTGCTGCAGCATCGAGATGATGCACACCTACGCGGTCAAACACGACCTCGACCGCTTTCATGCGGGCGTCCCGCGCGCCTCTCCGCGGCAGGCGGACGTGATCATCGTTCCCGGGACCGTGGTATCGAAGTTCGCTCCGCGGATGAAGCGGGTGTACGACCAGATGCCCGAGCCGAAATTCGTCGTCGGAATGGGATCGTGTACTATCTCCGGCGGCCCCTTCCAGGAGGGGTACAACGTCGTCAAAGGCGCCGAGGAAGTCATTCCGGTCGACATCCACATTCCCGGCTGTCCTCCCCGACCCGAGGCGCTCATCTACGCGATCGCGAAGCTTCAAGAGCGCATCGCGAACGGCGAGTCCAGCCCCGTCACAGTGAAGCCGTACGAGCTCGAGCAGTTCGGCGACCTCGAACGGGACGAGATCGTCGACAAGCTGGCCGAACAGATCGACGAGGACGATCTGGTGATGCGTTACAACTGGGCTGATTCGCCATGA